From the Streptococcus sp. 29887 genome, one window contains:
- the der gene encoding ribosome biogenesis GTPase Der translates to MAQPTIAIVGRPNVGKSTLFNRIAGERISIVEDVEGVTRDRIYATGEWLNRKFSLIDTGGIDDVDAPFMEQIKHQAEIAMDEADVIVFVVSGKEGVTDADEYVSRILYKTNKPVILVVNKVDNPEMRNDIYDFYSLGLGDPYPVSSVHGIGTGDVLDAIIENLPVQEAEENPDIIKFSLIGRPNVGKSSLINAILGEERVIASPVAGTTRDAIDTHFTDSEGQEFTMIDTAGMRKSGKVYENTEKYSVMRAMRAIERSDVILMVINAEEGIREYDKRIAGFAHEAGKGMIIVVNKWDTLEKDNHTMKKWEDDIRDQFQYLSYAPIIFVSALTKQRLHKLPEMIKAISESQNTRIPSAVLNDVIMDAIAINPTPTDKGKRLKIFYATQVATKPPTFVVFVNEEELMHFSYMRFLENQIRKAFVFEGTPIHLIARKRK, encoded by the coding sequence ATGGCTCAACCAACTATCGCCATCGTTGGACGTCCCAATGTTGGAAAATCAACCCTATTTAACCGTATTGCAGGGGAGCGGATTTCCATTGTCGAAGACGTGGAAGGTGTGACCCGTGACCGTATCTATGCTACTGGTGAGTGGCTCAACCGCAAGTTTTCCTTGATTGATACAGGTGGTATCGATGATGTGGATGCACCTTTCATGGAACAAATCAAGCATCAAGCTGAGATTGCCATGGATGAAGCAGATGTTATCGTCTTTGTCGTTTCAGGCAAGGAAGGTGTGACGGATGCCGATGAGTATGTATCGCGTATCCTTTATAAGACCAACAAACCAGTTATTTTGGTTGTCAACAAGGTCGATAACCCTGAAATGCGGAATGACATCTACGATTTCTATTCGCTTGGTCTTGGGGATCCCTACCCAGTATCATCTGTGCATGGTATCGGTACAGGGGATGTCTTGGACGCTATCATTGAAAATCTGCCAGTCCAAGAAGCAGAAGAAAATCCAGATATTATCAAGTTCAGCTTGATTGGTCGTCCAAACGTTGGAAAATCCAGTTTGATTAACGCTATTTTGGGTGAAGAGCGCGTGATTGCGTCGCCTGTTGCTGGAACGACTCGAGATGCCATTGATACGCACTTTACAGACTCAGAAGGTCAGGAATTTACCATGATTGACACCGCAGGCATGCGCAAGTCTGGTAAGGTCTATGAAAATACGGAGAAATACTCTGTTATGCGTGCCATGCGTGCCATTGAACGCTCGGATGTCATATTGATGGTTATCAATGCAGAAGAAGGCATCCGCGAGTACGACAAACGCATCGCAGGTTTTGCCCATGAAGCTGGTAAGGGAATGATTATCGTGGTCAACAAGTGGGACACGCTTGAAAAAGACAACCACACCATGAAGAAATGGGAAGATGATATCCGCGACCAGTTCCAATACTTGTCTTACGCACCGATTATCTTTGTATCGGCCTTGACCAAGCAACGTTTGCACAAGTTGCCTGAGATGATTAAGGCTATCAGTGAGAGCCAGAATACCCGTATTCCGTCGGCTGTGCTCAACGATGTTATTATGGACGCCATTGCCATCAACCCGACGCCGACCGACAAGGGTAAACGTCTCAAGATTTTCTACGCGACACAAGTTGCGACCAAACCACCGACATTTGTGGTCTTTGTCAACGAAGAAGAGCTCATGCACTTCTCCTATATGCGTTTCTTGGAAAATCAAATCCGCAAGGCCTTTGTCTTTGAAGGAACACCGATTCATCTGATTGCACGAAAACGGAAATAA
- the greA gene encoding transcription elongation factor GreA encodes MAEKTYPMTLEEKEKLERELEELKLVRRPEIVERIKIARSYGDLSENSEYEAAKDEQAFVEGQISTIETKIRYAEIVNSDAVAADEVAIGKTVTVQEVGETEEEIYHIVGAAGADAFASKISNESPIGHALIGKKTGDVATIETPAGSYEVKILKVEKTK; translated from the coding sequence ATGGCAGAAAAAACCTATCCAATGACCTTGGAAGAGAAGGAAAAATTAGAAAGAGAATTGGAAGAGTTAAAACTAGTCCGTCGTCCAGAAATTGTAGAGCGTATTAAGATTGCACGCTCTTACGGGGACCTTTCAGAAAACTCTGAGTATGAGGCGGCAAAGGATGAACAAGCCTTTGTAGAAGGTCAAATCTCAACAATTGAAACAAAAATTCGTTATGCTGAGATTGTTAACAGCGATGCAGTAGCTGCAGATGAAGTAGCAATTGGTAAGACTGTTACAGTTCAAGAAGTGGGCGAAACGGAAGAGGAAATTTACCATATCGTTGGTGCAGCAGGCGCAGATGCTTTTGCGAGTAAGATTTCTAATGAAAGTCCAATCGGTCACGCCTTGATTGGTAAGAAAACAGGAGATGTTGCAACCATTGAAACCCCTGCTGGAAGCTACGAAGTAAAAATCTTGAAAGTAGAAAAAACAAAATAA
- a CDS encoding GNAT family N-acetyltransferase, with amino-acid sequence MEIRNIRQEDLEAVAALERANFSEDEQISKTVLERYVQLFSQTCLVMENEGELAGFILACPSLANRVTDDIFYLEEPVVPVGYHLTIASLSVAPSYQGQGVGTLLLAGLKEVAVQGNYQGIALTCKESLIRYYQLNQFEDAGPSQSQFGGKEWYDMYWKA; translated from the coding sequence ATGGAAATTCGCAATATCAGGCAGGAAGATTTGGAGGCTGTAGCTGCTCTTGAGAGGGCAAATTTTTCTGAAGATGAACAGATTTCAAAAACTGTTTTGGAAAGGTATGTGCAGCTTTTCTCACAAACTTGCTTAGTGATGGAAAATGAAGGTGAACTGGCAGGTTTTATACTAGCTTGTCCGTCGCTAGCCAATAGGGTTACAGATGATATCTTTTATCTGGAAGAACCAGTAGTTCCTGTAGGCTACCATCTAACCATTGCTAGTTTGTCGGTAGCTCCCAGTTATCAAGGACAGGGAGTAGGCACCCTCTTGCTTGCGGGTCTAAAAGAAGTAGCTGTTCAAGGAAACTATCAAGGAATTGCCTTGACATGTAAGGAGAGTTTGATTAGGTATTACCAACTCAATCAATTTGAGGATGCAGGCCCTTCCCAATCTCAGTTTGGAGGAAAAGAGTGGTATGACATGTATTGGAAAGCTTGA
- the mltG gene encoding endolytic transglycosylase MltG, with translation MTKDTNENNTQSSSFRDQILRELEELKTKRLAAQTEEVELDKHEEVVEELQTFVQDSQTVDDKHETVKIGGVLFPNSYLVEETEQQEDTKVEEVTSNLVEEVEETVTTVSQDTVERNLEELRNLVAANTVDFKEETTRTVQGEQFSTEEATSLEDTFLDFPTEDVSAVTGDTEILTLDESVLASAALPTTAEAGEEESVQPVQSRKTSLQKTSKQRRQEQDKAAKRIVSVIMSIVVLAVLITGITGFIWIKSSLAPVDTKATEAVQVEIPEGSTTLDIGKILVENKLIKNATVFNYYSKIKSYNNFQSGFYNLKQTMSVDDIAKALQESGTPTAQKEPAGKILIVEGYTLTQISQAITNNTQTEDKNDKTPFTSEAFMATVTNTDFINRMVAAYPQLFASLPATDSGVMYQLEGYLFPAVYEYTEETTMEELVEQMIAAMDARLQPYYETIASKNLTVNEVLTLASLVEKEGSTDEDRRNIASVFFNRINSGMPLQSNIAILYAQGKLGQETTLAEDAGIDTNIDSPYNIYWKAGLMPGPVDSPSVSAIEAVINANTTDYLYFVADVTTGTVYYAKTIEEHDQNVAKYVNAHLE, from the coding sequence GTGACAAAGGATACGAACGAAAATAACACGCAGTCTTCAAGTTTTCGCGATCAGATTTTGCGGGAACTCGAAGAGCTAAAGACCAAGCGATTGGCAGCCCAAACAGAAGAAGTTGAGCTTGATAAGCACGAAGAAGTCGTTGAGGAACTTCAGACTTTTGTACAAGATAGTCAGACCGTGGATGATAAGCATGAAACGGTGAAGATTGGTGGGGTTCTCTTTCCAAATTCCTATCTTGTAGAAGAAACTGAACAGCAAGAGGACACAAAGGTTGAGGAAGTAACTTCAAACCTGGTTGAAGAAGTTGAAGAAACTGTGACAACCGTTTCACAAGATACTGTAGAACGTAATCTTGAAGAACTGAGAAACTTAGTTGCCGCTAATACGGTGGATTTCAAAGAAGAAACAACTAGGACCGTCCAGGGGGAACAATTCTCAACGGAAGAAGCAACTTCTTTGGAAGATACTTTCCTAGATTTTCCGACAGAAGATGTATCAGCAGTAACTGGGGATACAGAAATTCTGACATTAGATGAATCAGTTCTTGCGTCTGCGGCTCTGCCAACTACAGCTGAGGCTGGGGAAGAAGAGAGTGTCCAACCTGTCCAATCTAGAAAGACTTCACTCCAGAAAACAAGCAAGCAACGCCGTCAGGAACAAGATAAGGCTGCGAAACGAATTGTTTCAGTCATCATGTCTATTGTTGTCTTGGCTGTATTGATTACAGGGATTACCGGCTTTATTTGGATTAAATCTAGCTTGGCCCCAGTTGATACAAAGGCGACCGAAGCTGTTCAGGTCGAAATCCCTGAGGGTTCAACAACCCTTGATATTGGTAAGATTTTGGTTGAGAATAAGTTGATTAAAAACGCAACTGTCTTCAACTATTATTCTAAGATTAAGAGTTATAACAACTTCCAAAGCGGTTTTTATAATTTGAAGCAGACCATGTCAGTAGATGATATTGCTAAGGCGCTTCAAGAGAGTGGCACTCCAACTGCTCAAAAGGAACCGGCAGGTAAGATTCTCATTGTAGAAGGTTATACACTGACTCAGATTTCTCAGGCAATCACTAACAATACTCAGACAGAAGATAAGAATGACAAGACTCCGTTTACATCGGAAGCCTTTATGGCTACAGTGACCAATACAGATTTCATCAATCGTATGGTTGCTGCTTATCCACAATTATTTGCTAGCCTACCAGCGACAGATAGTGGCGTTATGTACCAATTGGAAGGCTATCTCTTCCCAGCTGTCTATGAATATACAGAAGAAACCACCATGGAAGAGTTGGTTGAACAAATGATTGCAGCCATGGATGCTCGCTTGCAGCCATACTATGAAACGATTGCTAGCAAAAACTTGACGGTTAACGAAGTGCTGACCTTGGCTTCACTTGTTGAAAAAGAAGGTTCTACGGATGAGGACCGTCGTAATATTGCAAGTGTATTCTTCAACCGTATCAATAGTGGGATGCCTTTACAGTCTAATATCGCAATTCTTTATGCCCAAGGCAAGCTAGGTCAAGAAACAACCTTGGCAGAGGATGCTGGAATTGATACAAATATTGATTCACCTTACAACATCTATTGGAAGGCTGGCTTAATGCCTGGGCCAGTGGATAGCCCAAGTGTTTCAGCGATTGAAGCCGTCATCAACGCCAATACAACGGATTATCTCTACTTTGTAGCAGATGTTACAACAGGTACGGTTTACTATGCTAAAACTATTGAGGAACACGATCAAAACGTTGCCAAGTATGTCAATGCTCACTTAGAGTAA
- the murC gene encoding UDP-N-acetylmuramate--L-alanine ligase: MTKTYHFIGIKGSGMSALALMLHQMGYKVQGSDVEKYYFTQRGLEQAGIDILPFDEKNITADVELIAGNAFRPDNNVEIAFADAQGFSYKRYHEFLGEFMKGFTSLGVAGAHGKTSTTGLLAHVMRNITDTSFLIGDGTGRGSANAQYFVFESDEYERHFAPYYPEYSIITNIDFDHPDYFTSLEDVFNAFNDYAKQVKKGLFVYGEDEHLRRITANAPIYYYGTGPDNDFVAYDLKPSTTGSQFKVRHKEQELGEFQIPTFGKHNVMNATAVIANLYIAGFDLSLVAEHLKTFAGVKRRFTEKVVNDTVIIDDFAHHPTEIIATIDAARQKYPSKELVAIFQPHTFTRTIALLDEFAEALNGADAVYLAQIYGSARETDNGQVKVEDLAAKINKKGGLVTVENTSPLLNHDNAVYVFMGAGDIQSYEYSFERLLSSLTNNVQ; encoded by the coding sequence ATGACAAAAACGTATCATTTTATTGGAATTAAAGGGTCAGGCATGAGTGCCTTGGCACTGATGTTGCACCAAATGGGCTACAAGGTTCAGGGAAGTGATGTAGAGAAATACTACTTCACTCAACGTGGCTTGGAACAAGCAGGTATTGACATTTTACCTTTCGATGAGAAAAATATCACGGCGGATGTTGAACTAATCGCAGGAAATGCCTTCCGTCCAGATAACAATGTGGAGATTGCATTTGCCGATGCACAGGGCTTTAGCTACAAACGCTATCATGAATTCTTGGGTGAATTTATGAAGGGCTTTACCAGCCTTGGTGTAGCAGGTGCCCACGGTAAGACTTCGACGACAGGACTCTTGGCCCATGTGATGCGCAATATCACAGACACCTCTTTCCTGATTGGAGATGGAACAGGTCGTGGTTCAGCCAATGCCCAGTATTTTGTCTTTGAGTCAGATGAGTATGAGCGCCATTTTGCTCCTTACTATCCTGAGTACAGTATCATTACCAATATTGATTTTGACCATCCTGATTATTTCACCAGCCTAGAGGATGTCTTTAACGCCTTTAACGATTATGCCAAACAAGTCAAAAAAGGTCTGTTTGTCTATGGTGAAGATGAGCATTTGCGTCGTATTACGGCCAATGCCCCAATCTACTACTACGGAACAGGTCCAGACAATGACTTTGTTGCCTATGATTTGAAGCCGTCGACGACTGGTTCACAGTTCAAGGTCCGTCACAAAGAACAAGAATTGGGAGAGTTCCAAATTCCAACCTTTGGTAAACACAATGTCATGAATGCTACGGCAGTGATTGCAAATCTTTACATTGCTGGCTTTGATTTGAGCTTGGTTGCTGAACACTTGAAGACTTTTGCAGGTGTCAAACGCCGCTTTACAGAAAAGGTTGTCAATGATACAGTTATTATTGACGATTTTGCCCACCATCCAACAGAAATCATTGCAACGATTGATGCTGCTCGTCAGAAGTATCCAAGCAAGGAGTTGGTGGCTATTTTCCAACCACATACCTTTACACGTACCATCGCCCTTTTGGATGAGTTTGCGGAAGCCTTGAATGGAGCAGATGCCGTTTACTTGGCGCAAATTTATGGTTCTGCGCGTGAAACCGATAATGGTCAGGTTAAGGTGGAAGACTTGGCTGCTAAAATCAACAAAAAAGGTGGTCTAGTCACAGTTGAAAATACTTCACCGCTCTTGAATCACGACAATGCAGTCTATGTATTTATGGGTGCCGGAGATATTCAGTCTTATGAGTATTCCTTTGAGAGATTGCTATCTAGTTTGACTAATAACGTTCAATAA
- the dnaI gene encoding primosomal protein DnaI translates to MKSVQDRLSQATNPSPKSYQQLYQEIVSDSEVAAFIKKEGLTQQEITLSISKFLEYISQRDLFVKQDESYIAKGYQPVLVMNEGYADVSYLETEELVEYRRLEAIKNRIQLINMPASLKNVTVADIDKSDENRVEVMLAIADFVKRFEEKPKGLYIYGNFGIGKSYLMAYLANLLSKTHLQSTTMLHYPTFVVDIKNAIKDGSVKERIDEIKMAQVLVLDDIGAEQHSPWVRDDVLQVILQYRMQENLPTFFTSNFSFDDLERHFASGKSGDETWQAKRVMERIRYLARDLHLKGKNRR, encoded by the coding sequence ATGAAATCAGTTCAAGACAGGTTGTCGCAGGCAACCAATCCAAGTCCAAAATCTTATCAGCAACTCTATCAGGAGATTGTGAGCGATTCTGAAGTCGCTGCTTTTATCAAAAAGGAAGGCTTGACCCAGCAGGAAATCACCCTATCCATTTCTAAGTTTTTGGAATATATCAGTCAGCGTGACCTCTTTGTCAAACAGGATGAATCCTATATTGCCAAGGGGTATCAACCTGTTTTGGTTATGAATGAGGGCTATGCGGATGTTTCCTATCTTGAGACAGAGGAATTGGTTGAATACCGTCGTCTGGAAGCTATCAAGAACCGTATCCAACTTATTAATATGCCTGCGAGTTTGAAGAATGTAACAGTGGCGGATATTGATAAGAGTGATGAAAATCGTGTGGAAGTCATGTTGGCAATTGCAGATTTTGTCAAACGATTTGAGGAAAAGCCAAAAGGTCTCTATATATATGGTAACTTCGGTATTGGAAAAAGTTATTTGATGGCTTATTTAGCCAACCTTTTATCCAAAACCCATCTTCAATCAACCACCATGCTCCATTATCCAACCTTTGTTGTCGATATAAAAAATGCTATCAAAGATGGTTCGGTTAAGGAGCGGATTGATGAAATCAAGATGGCTCAGGTCTTGGTGCTAGATGACATCGGAGCGGAGCAACATAGTCCGTGGGTGCGCGACGATGTTCTACAGGTCATTCTTCAATACCGTATGCAGGAAAATCTGCCGACCTTCTTTACCTCCAATTTCTCCTTTGATGATTTGGAGCGGCATTTCGCCTCTGGTAAGTCTGGTGATGAGACCTGGCAGGCCAAACGGGTTATGGAGCGGATTCGCTATCTGGCTCGTGATTTGCATTTGAAAGGAAAGAACCGCCGATGA
- a CDS encoding MFS transporter codes for MVAIPIWRSFLILLSFSSFFLVFYEDSQYKPFGFRYWLGLVACIWLNLVTLASYFIAFTGGSTMVYHRFEQPTVLLFIFFLLCAIGLSFLSLHAMKTLVRRTKYYRQVRKEV; via the coding sequence ATGGTAGCGATTCCGATTTGGCGTTCATTTTTGATATTGCTTTCTTTTTCATCATTTTTTCTTGTATTTTATGAAGACAGTCAGTATAAGCCTTTCGGCTTTCGTTATTGGCTGGGACTGGTGGCTTGTATCTGGCTCAATTTGGTGACTTTGGCATCCTATTTTATCGCTTTTACAGGTGGTTCAACCATGGTCTATCATCGATTTGAACAGCCTACGGTTTTGCTTTTCATCTTCTTTTTGTTATGTGCAATTGGCCTAAGCTTCCTATCCCTACATGCGATGAAAACCCTTGTCCGACGAACCAAGTATTACCGACAGGTCAGAAAGGAAGTCTAG
- a CDS encoding SNF2-related protein produces the protein MGRMMPGRVRQEGIDLYEAGKLTVLQSENGKLELDIAGERFVYSDEDSDLQCSCHLFQSKGYCQHLAATEYYLKNDGAGKNLEQERKEEGNQHKETVRRTYFGGLFLDEILRPKPEMGIKYRLSVEGSLLPYDRQIDWTLKISRLPDTRAYIVRDIGAFLRLLKTNGHYQIGKNYYEQLAYENFDEASQALLDFLWTLIPEKVGLDSDILIHFGRHFRLPQAYFEEGLDLLNQLDEFVFTYEQRSYSSLMVLPLTEETGLYHFDVTVHTHMIEMVIHEKAVRPLLQGRYLLLDGVIYSVNRMQEQLIGQISNLVPTESGLRKVQVDFQDQDRLALSLLDLQTIGRVKAPKRFKIHDFIPHFHMEKEENGSLSLQLVLDFDGRSVRSEEELSLLPFASHFQHLEAVFQAISLAGFRGKYLAQRPALVQQEVYSFFRLQLPLLEKMGPVHLTENLRSLLVEVKPQLEIVRNGSLLDISFDLSGIDQSEIDLALEALLNQEDHYTSPTGKVLVFDEETRKISQTLIQLRAKHGKGGQMQVHALAGYQLAQSLSSYDQVRFSKDFQEMAGYLAKPDSFPLPDVDVKTELRDYQQTGIKWLSMLDHYGFGGILADDMGLGKTLQTIAFLSSRMTEDSRILILAPSSLIYNWLDECQRFAPDLDVAVVHGSKEQRVDLIGQGHQILVTSYPSFRQDIDLYKQEKFDYLILDEAQVMKNAQSKIAQLLREFEVGNCFALSGTPIENHLTELWSIFQIVLPGLLPSKQAFSKLSAKEIARTIQPFVLRRHKEDVLQELPDLTEVNVLNELTDEQKTIYLAQLQQMQSKIAGADDAQINRSKIEILSGITRLRQICDTPSLFMDDFRGESGKLNSLKELLLQLKEGEHRVLIFSQFRQMLEQIEDQLKEIGLTSYTLTGSTPANQRQEMTQAFNAGSRDAFLISLKAGGVGLNLTGADTVILVDLWWNPAVEAQAISRAHRMGQTEKVECYRLITRGTIEEKIQALQENKKNLVKTVLDGSESRANLTVEDIRAILGIE, from the coding sequence ATGGGTCGCATGATGCCGGGGCGGGTTCGCCAAGAAGGAATTGATTTGTATGAGGCTGGGAAACTGACTGTTCTTCAGAGCGAGAATGGGAAGTTGGAGCTGGATATTGCTGGAGAACGTTTTGTTTACAGCGATGAGGATAGTGATTTGCAGTGTAGTTGTCACTTGTTTCAAAGCAAGGGTTATTGTCAGCATTTGGCAGCCACGGAGTATTATTTAAAAAATGATGGGGCTGGTAAAAACCTGGAGCAGGAGCGGAAAGAAGAGGGAAATCAACACAAGGAAACGGTCCGTCGGACCTATTTTGGTGGCCTCTTTTTAGATGAGATTTTGCGTCCCAAACCAGAAATGGGCATCAAGTATCGCCTCTCTGTTGAGGGAAGCTTGTTGCCTTATGATCGGCAGATTGACTGGACCTTGAAAATAAGCCGTTTGCCAGATACCCGTGCTTATATTGTAAGGGATATTGGTGCTTTTTTGCGCTTGCTCAAGACCAATGGGCATTACCAAATTGGGAAAAATTACTATGAGCAGCTAGCCTATGAAAACTTTGATGAAGCCAGTCAGGCTCTATTGGATTTTCTTTGGACCTTGATTCCGGAGAAGGTAGGTTTAGACTCGGATATTCTCATCCATTTTGGGAGGCATTTCCGTTTGCCCCAAGCCTATTTTGAAGAAGGTCTTGACTTGTTGAACCAGCTGGATGAGTTTGTCTTTACCTATGAACAGCGCTCCTATTCGTCCTTGATGGTGCTGCCTTTGACAGAGGAAACTGGACTTTACCACTTTGATGTGACAGTCCATACGCATATGATTGAGATGGTTATTCATGAAAAAGCTGTTCGTCCTTTACTTCAAGGTCGTTATCTCTTGCTTGATGGGGTCATTTATAGTGTCAATCGGATGCAGGAGCAACTGATTGGTCAGATTTCTAATCTAGTGCCTACTGAGTCTGGTCTGAGAAAAGTCCAGGTCGATTTTCAAGACCAGGATCGTTTGGCCCTGAGTTTACTAGATTTGCAGACGATTGGAAGGGTCAAGGCACCCAAACGCTTTAAAATTCACGATTTCATCCCTCATTTCCATATGGAGAAAGAGGAAAATGGCAGTCTGTCCTTGCAGTTGGTTTTAGATTTTGATGGTCGCTCGGTCAGAAGTGAGGAAGAATTGAGTCTCCTTCCATTTGCCAGTCATTTTCAGCACCTAGAAGCTGTCTTTCAGGCAATCAGTTTGGCTGGTTTTCGGGGCAAATACCTGGCTCAAAGACCTGCTCTCGTCCAGCAGGAAGTTTATTCCTTCTTCCGTCTACAACTGCCCTTGCTAGAAAAAATGGGACCAGTTCATCTAACAGAAAATCTTCGGTCCCTCTTGGTTGAAGTCAAACCACAGCTGGAAATTGTGCGAAATGGCTCTCTTTTGGATATTTCATTCGATTTATCTGGAATTGATCAGTCTGAAATTGATCTGGCACTTGAAGCCTTGCTCAATCAAGAGGACCATTACACCAGCCCGACCGGGAAAGTCCTTGTATTTGATGAGGAAACCCGGAAAATCAGTCAGACCCTTATTCAGCTCCGAGCTAAACATGGCAAAGGTGGGCAGATGCAGGTTCATGCCTTGGCAGGTTACCAATTAGCCCAGTCGCTTTCTAGCTATGATCAAGTTCGTTTTTCTAAGGATTTTCAAGAAATGGCTGGTTATCTTGCCAAGCCTGATAGCTTTCCCTTGCCTGATGTGGATGTAAAAACTGAATTGAGAGATTACCAGCAGACTGGTATTAAATGGCTGTCGATGTTGGACCATTATGGTTTTGGTGGGATTTTGGCGGATGATATGGGACTTGGCAAGACCCTGCAAACCATCGCCTTTCTATCCAGTCGGATGACCGAGGATAGCCGGATTTTGATTTTGGCTCCCTCAAGTTTGATTTATAACTGGTTAGATGAATGTCAGCGCTTTGCTCCAGACTTGGATGTAGCTGTTGTCCACGGAAGTAAGGAGCAGCGAGTAGATTTGATTGGACAGGGGCATCAGATTTTAGTGACTTCCTACCCATCTTTTAGGCAGGATATTGATCTCTACAAACAAGAAAAGTTTGACTACCTGATTTTAGATGAGGCTCAGGTCATGAAAAATGCCCAGTCCAAAATCGCTCAGCTACTGAGAGAATTTGAGGTTGGGAATTGTTTCGCTCTTTCAGGTACACCGATCGAAAATCATTTGACGGAATTGTGGTCTATTTTCCAAATTGTACTTCCAGGTTTATTGCCCAGTAAACAGGCCTTTAGCAAGTTAAGTGCCAAAGAGATTGCTCGGACCATCCAGCCCTTTGTCCTCAGACGGCATAAGGAAGATGTTCTGCAGGAGTTGCCTGATTTGACAGAAGTCAATGTACTCAATGAATTGACTGATGAGCAGAAAACCATCTATCTGGCCCAGCTCCAACAAATGCAGTCTAAAATTGCTGGCGCTGATGATGCCCAAATCAACCGAAGCAAGATTGAAATTCTGTCTGGGATTACGCGATTGCGCCAAATTTGTGACACACCTAGTCTCTTCATGGATGATTTCAGGGGAGAGAGTGGTAAGCTCAATAGCCTGAAAGAACTGCTTCTGCAACTGAAAGAAGGGGAGCACAGGGTCTTGATTTTCTCCCAATTTAGACAGATGCTGGAGCAGATTGAAGATCAATTAAAAGAAATTGGTTTAACTTCTTATACCTTGACAGGCTCCACCCCTGCTAATCAACGCCAGGAAATGACCCAGGCCTTCAATGCGGGTAGCCGGGATGCCTTTCTCATTTCCTTGAAAGCAGGAGGGGTTGGTCTGAACTTGACCGGTGCGGATACAGTTATCCTTGTTGACCTCTGGTGGAACCCGGCTGTGGAAGCCCAGGCTATTAGTCGTGCCCACCGAATGGGACAGACTGAAAAAGTAGAATGCTACCGCCTGATTACTAGAGGGACCATTGAAGAAAAAATCCAAGCCCTTCAGGAAAATAAGAAAAATCTGGTTAAAACGGTTCTTGACGGTAGTGAAAGCCGTGCAAACTTGACGGTTGAAGATATTCGTGCTATTTTGGGGATAGAATAG
- a CDS encoding nitroreductase family protein, giving the protein MNETIDLMLSHTSVRRFTEEPIEAEHLQAIISAGRAASSWKNFQSYSIIVVQSEGKKQALYDLVPQPAILQAKAILLFVGDHNRASKAAQLHGSDFDAKGTENLLISSVDASLAGQNALLAAESLGYGGVFIGMIRHKAMAIAELFNLPDYTYPIFCIALGRPAQNHPVKPRLASEAIVFQEEYVEQGVDVIEAYDQVQTEYAGARQTETWSERMVAQFGQPEQPETRAVLEKNKLL; this is encoded by the coding sequence ATGAATGAAACCATTGATTTGATGTTGAGCCACACTTCCGTCCGCCGTTTTACGGAAGAGCCCATTGAGGCGGAACATTTGCAAGCTATTATATCAGCTGGGCGAGCTGCGTCTAGCTGGAAGAATTTCCAATCCTATTCCATCATTGTGGTTCAATCAGAGGGCAAAAAACAGGCTCTCTATGATTTGGTGCCCCAGCCAGCTATCTTGCAGGCCAAGGCAATTTTGCTCTTTGTGGGCGATCATAACCGCGCCAGCAAGGCGGCTCAACTCCATGGTTCAGACTTTGATGCCAAGGGAACAGAGAATCTCCTGATTTCTTCTGTTGATGCGAGCCTAGCAGGGCAAAACGCCCTTTTGGCAGCTGAAAGCTTGGGTTATGGTGGTGTCTTCATCGGTATGATTCGCCATAAGGCTATGGCAATAGCAGAGCTGTTCAACTTGCCTGACTATACCTATCCGATTTTCTGCATTGCACTTGGTCGACCAGCCCAAAACCATCCTGTCAAACCACGCTTGGCAAGTGAAGCCATAGTCTTCCAGGAAGAATATGTGGAGCAAGGTGTAGATGTGATTGAAGCCTACGACCAAGTTCAGACGGAATATGCAGGAGCCCGTCAGACAGAAACTTGGTCGGAGCGTATGGTTGCCCAGTTTGGTCAGCCAGAGCAGCCTGAAACGAGGGCTGTATTAGAAAAAAATAAACTATTGTAA